The proteins below are encoded in one region of Myxococcales bacterium:
- a CDS encoding EAL domain-containing protein yields the protein MDDIAAFDEAIRTHQLYSVFQPLVELPSGKIFAYEALVRSKEERFKSPPFLFETAIKAKRCGELGRRLRAIAIEAAAGWPLFLNIHPNEFDEGWLVRPDDPIFQHQEPVYIEITETVPITHFAFCHGLLKEIRGKGIFLAVDDLGAGYSNLRYIADLSPEIVKLDRALITGLSRDKRLFSLVKSIVSLCITMGAKVVAEGIETYDELSAVLDTGAHYGQGFFLARPGYPLPRVNSSLIPKKIK from the coding sequence ATGGACGACATTGCCGCCTTTGATGAAGCCATACGCACGCATCAACTTTACAGCGTTTTCCAGCCTCTGGTTGAATTGCCCAGCGGGAAAATCTTTGCCTACGAAGCCTTGGTCCGTTCCAAGGAAGAGCGCTTCAAGAGTCCACCCTTTTTATTTGAAACGGCGATAAAGGCTAAGCGCTGTGGAGAACTCGGTCGACGACTTAGGGCAATAGCTATCGAGGCTGCCGCCGGTTGGCCCCTGTTCTTGAACATCCACCCGAATGAGTTCGATGAAGGCTGGTTGGTCAGACCGGACGATCCGATTTTTCAACATCAAGAACCTGTCTATATTGAAATTACGGAGACTGTACCGATTACACACTTTGCATTTTGCCACGGCCTGCTCAAAGAAATCCGCGGAAAGGGCATTTTCCTCGCCGTCGATGATCTTGGCGCGGGCTATTCCAACCTCCGTTACATTGCCGACTTATCGCCCGAAATCGTCAAGCTTGATCGCGCGCTCATCACCGGTCTCTCACGAGACAAGCGGCTTTTTAGTCTGGTTAAATCCATCGTTAGCCTGTGCATTACGATGGGCGCTAAAGTCGTTGCAGAAGGTATTGAGACTTACGATGAGCTAAGCGCCGTTTTAGATACCGGTGCGCACTATGGCCAGGGTTTCTTTTTGGCTCGACCCGGCTATCCTTTACCGCGCGTAAACTCGTCGCTTATCCCAAAAAAAATCAAATAG
- the truB gene encoding tRNA pseudouridine(55) synthase TruB, whose amino-acid sequence MSSHDVVRDLRRALGIRAIGHAGTLDPMATGLLVLGIGEGTKLLHYLSAEDKTYEATVSLGQSTDTLDAEGAVEEERSVPQLNDTQLRQVVEGMIGPIEQRAPIFSAIKRDGQSLYERARRGEDVVAPVRSVVLHEAALRSLRAREIDLVLHSSKGFYVRSFARDLSLALGTVGHLSALRRVQSGSYSLDDAVSFDTVLRAKKGDEDALMQLRSAMLALVDACRAFPHRLLCEQGVLHARQGKRLTEADFCSGQWDDKYVGFCALVSSSRALVAVAEQVNDVVIIRRGFNEDQG is encoded by the coding sequence ATGAGTTCGCATGATGTCGTGCGTGACTTGCGCCGGGCTCTTGGCATTCGGGCGATAGGCCATGCTGGTACATTGGACCCCATGGCCACAGGCTTGTTGGTCTTAGGCATCGGCGAAGGAACAAAACTTCTTCACTACCTGAGTGCGGAGGACAAAACCTACGAGGCCACGGTAAGCCTTGGTCAATCGACGGACACGCTTGATGCAGAGGGCGCAGTCGAAGAAGAACGGTCTGTACCGCAGCTCAATGACACGCAGCTCAGGCAGGTTGTTGAAGGCATGATAGGCCCCATCGAGCAGCGTGCGCCTATTTTTAGTGCCATAAAGCGGGACGGGCAAAGTCTCTATGAACGCGCGAGGCGAGGGGAAGATGTTGTGGCTCCGGTGCGTTCGGTTGTGCTGCATGAGGCTGCGTTGCGGTCTTTGCGTGCTCGCGAGATTGACCTTGTGCTTCACTCTAGTAAAGGTTTTTACGTACGCTCCTTTGCACGAGACCTTTCGCTTGCTCTGGGTACCGTAGGGCATTTAAGTGCTTTGCGCCGCGTTCAGAGCGGCAGCTACAGTCTTGACGATGCGGTATCCTTCGATACCGTTTTGCGTGCGAAAAAAGGCGACGAAGATGCGTTGATGCAACTGCGCAGCGCGATGCTTGCTTTGGTCGATGCCTGTCGAGCGTTTCCGCACCGCTTGCTTTGCGAGCAAGGCGTGCTCCATGCCCGGCAAGGCAAGCGGCTGACGGAAGCTGATTTTTGTAGCGGGCAATGGGATGATAAATACGTGGGCTTTTGCGCCTTAGTGAGTTCAAGCCGTGCGCTTGTGGCCGTTGCCGAGCAAGTAAACGACGTTGTGATCATCCGGCGCGGATTCAATGAAGATCAGGGTTAA
- the rbfA gene encoding 30S ribosome-binding factor RbfA, translating to MKERAKSHRAERVAERVREELMAILLSGALHGTSLSEVTVATVRMTPDLRVAHIYVGPGLQGNSQEEEQRLLDELKRKGSWLRKRLAGRLGLRYVPELRFVWDSEAERINRVEHLLNDVHSTTEDG from the coding sequence GTGAAGGAGCGCGCGAAGTCGCACCGCGCCGAACGTGTTGCAGAGCGGGTTCGTGAAGAGCTAATGGCCATTTTGTTGAGCGGGGCATTGCACGGAACTTCGCTAAGTGAAGTCACTGTGGCCACAGTGCGTATGACACCGGATTTGCGCGTCGCTCACATCTATGTTGGGCCAGGTTTGCAGGGCAACTCACAAGAAGAAGAGCAACGATTGCTTGACGAGTTAAAGCGCAAAGGTTCGTGGTTAAGAAAACGTCTCGCTGGAAGGCTTGGCTTGCGTTACGTCCCCGAACTGCGTTTCGTGTGGGATAGTGAAGCAGAACGCATCAATCGTGTGGAACACCTTTTGAACGACGTTCATTCGACCACTGAAGATGGCTAA